A stretch of the Malus sylvestris chromosome 10, drMalSylv7.2, whole genome shotgun sequence genome encodes the following:
- the LOC126585864 gene encoding DNA damage-binding protein 1-like has product MSVWNYVVTAHKPTNVTHSCVGNFTAPQELNLITAKCTRIEIQLLTPLGLQPILDVPIYGRIATLELFRPHGETQDFLFIATERYKFCVLQWDAEASELITRAMGDVSDRIGRPTDNGQIGIIDPDCRLIGLHLYDGLFKVIPFDNKGQLKEAFNIRLEELQVLDIKFLYGCSKPTIVVLYQDNKDVRHVKTYEVSLKDKDFVEGPWAQNNVENGADLLIPVPPPLCGVLIIGEDNIVYRSPNTFKAIPIRHSITRAYGRVDADGSRYLLGDHAGQLHLLVITHEKEKVSGLKIELLGETSIASTISYLDNAFVYIGSSYGDSQLVKLNLQPDAKGSYVEVLERYVNLGPIVDFCVVDLERQGQGQVVTCSGAFKDGSLRVVRNGIGINEQASVELQGIKGMWSLRSSTDDPFDTFLVVSFISETRILAMNLEDELEETEIEGFCSQVQTLFCHDAVCNQLVQVTSSSVRLVSSTTRELKHEWNAPAGNSINVATANATQVLLATGGKHLVYLEIGDGVLTEKNHAQLDFEISCLDINPIGDNPNYSQLAAVGMWTDISVQIYSLPALSRITKEHLGGEIIPRSVLLCAFEGISYLLCALGDGHLLNFILNTSTGELTDRKKVSLGTQPITLRTFSSKSTTHVFAASDRPTVIYSSNKKLLYSNVNLKEVSHMCPFNSAAFPDSLAIAKEGELTIGTIDDIQKLHIRSIPLGEHARRICHQEQSRTFAILSVKYNQSSAEDSETHFIRLLDDQSFDLITYYQLDAFEYACSILSCSFSDDSNLYYCVGTAYVLPEENEPTKGRILVFIVEDGKLQLVAEKETKGSVYSLNAFNGKLLAAINQKIQLYKWTLRDDGTRELQSECGHHGHILALYVQTRGDFIIVGDLMKSISLLMYKHEEGAIEERARDYNANWMSAVEILDDDVYIGAENFVNLFTVRKNSEGATDEERGRLEVVGEYHLGEFVNRFRHGSLVMRLPDSDVGQIPTVIFGTVNGVIGVIASLPQEHYAFLEKLQSNLRKVIKGVGGLNHEQWRSFSNEKKTVDAKNFLDGDLIESFLDLNRSKMDEISKQMRVSVEELCKRVEELTRLH; this is encoded by the exons ATGAGCGTATGGAACTACGTCGTAACGGCTCACAAGCCCACCAACGTCACCCACTCCTGCGTCGGCAACTTCACCGCCCCTCAGGAGCTCAATCTAATCACTGC GAAATGTACGCGAATTGAAATTCAGCTACTTACTCCTCTGGGACTGCAG CCTATCTTGGATGTCCCGATATATGGAAGAATAGCGACGCTTGAACTTTTCCGGCCtcat GGTGAAACACAGGATTTTCTATTTATTGCAACAGAAAGGTACAAATTTTGTGTTCTTCAGTGGGATGCCGAAGCATCTGAGCTCATCACAAG GGCAATGGGGGATGTCTCAGATCGCATAGGTCGTCCGACAGACAATGGTCAA ATTGGTATTATTGATCCAGATTGCAGATTAATTGGACTCCATTTGTATGATGGATTGTTTAAG GTTATTCCTTTTGATAATAAAGGGCAGCTCAAGGAAGCATTTAATATACG GCTTGAAGAACTTCAAGTTTTGGATATCAAGTTTCTATATGGTTGTTCAAAACCAACAATTGTAGTTCTATATCAG GATAACAAAGATGTTCGCCATGTCAAAACATATGAGGTTTCTCTGAAGGATAAGGATTTCGTTGAAGGCCCTTGGGCACAAAACAACGTTGAAAATGGGGCTGATTTGTTAATACCAGTTCCTCCGCCACTCTGCGGTGTTCTTATTATTGGAGAAGATAATATTGTTTACCGCAGCCCGAACACATTTAAAGCAATCCCAATAAGACAT TCCATCACAAGAGCCTATGGGAGAGTAGATGCAGATGGTTCCAGGTATTTACTTGGTGATCATGCCGGGCAACTTCACCTACTTGTTATAACGCATGAGAAAGAAAA GGTGTCTGGACTGAAAATTGAGCTCTTGGGGGAGACATCAATTGCATCTACTATCTCATACCTTGATAATGCATTTGTCTATATCGGATCAAGTTATGGGGATTCACAG CTTGTGAAGCTAAATCTACAGCCTGATGCAAAGGGTTCATATGTGGAAGTCTTAGAAAGGTATGTCAATTTGGGGCCGATCGTTGACTTTTGTGTGGTTGATCTTGAGAGGCAAGGCCAAGGTCAGGTTGTAACTTGTTCTGGAGCTTTCAAGGATGGTTCTCTTCGTGTAGTTCGGAACGGAATTGGAATCAATGAACAG GCATCAGTTGAGCTTCAAGGTATCAAGGGAATGTGGTCGTTAAGATCCTCCACTGATGATCCTTTTGACACCTTCCTGGTTGTAAGCTTTATCAGTGAGACAAGGATTTTGGCAATGAATCTTGAGGATGAGCTGGAAGAAACTGAGATAGAAGGCTTCTGTTCTCAAGTACAGACTTTATTTTGCCACGATGCTGTCTGTAATCAACTGGTACAG GTCACTTCAAGCTCTGTACGACTAGTCAGTTCTACAACTAGGGAGCTCAAGCATGAGTGGAATGCTCCAGCAGGCAATTCGATTAATGTTGCCACTGCTAATGCCACCCAG GTCTTATTGGCGACTGGTGGAAAGCATTTAGTTTATTTGGAAATAGGTGATGGGGTATTGACAGAGAAAAACCACGCACAGTTAGATTTTGAGATATCATGCCTTGACATAAACCCCATAGGTGACAATCCCAACTATAGCCAGCTGGCAGCTGTTGGAATGTGGACAGATATTAGTGTCCAGATATATTCACTTCCTGCCCTGAGCCGCATCACAAAGGAACATTTGGGAGGGGAGATCATACCTCGTTCTGTTCTTCTTTGTGCCTTTGAAGGG ATATCCTACCTATTGTGTGCCCTTGGAGATGGGCACCTCTTAAACTTTATATTGAACACAAGCACTGGTGAGTTGACGGACAGGAAAAAAGTCTCACTTGGGACGCAGCCCATTACACTCCGTACCTTCTCATCCAAGAGTACTACGCATGTATTTGCTGCATCGGATAGGCCAACTGTCATCTATAGTAGCAACAAAAAATTGCTTTACAGCAATGTAAATCTGAAAGAAGTCAGCCATATGTGCCCATTCAACTCTGCTGCTTTTCCAGACAG CCTTGCAATTGCTAAGGAAGGTGAACTTACTATCGGCACTATTGATGACATCCAGAAGCTTCATATTCGCTCTATTCCCCTAGGTGAGCATGCGCGTCGTATCTGTCATCAGGAGCAGTCCAGGACTTTCGCCATTTTGAGTGTGAAATATAACCAGTCTAGTGCAGAAGACTCAGAAACACACTTCATCCGGTTGTTAGATGACCAGAGTTTTGACCTCATAACATATTATCAACTGGACGCTTTTGAGTATGCCTGCTCTATACTAAGCTGTTCTTTCTCAGATGACAGTAATTTATATTACTGTGTCGGGACTGCATATGTTCTCCCGGAAGAAAATGAGCCAACCAAG GGCCGCATTCTGGTTTTCATTGTTGAAGATGGGAAGCTGCAGCTCGTTGCTGAGAAGGAAACCAAGGGGTCTGTTTACTCGTTGAATGCGTTCAATGGCAAGCTACTTGCTGCTATTAATCAAAAGATACAGTTATACAAGTGGACTCTGCGGGATGATGGTACTCGTGAATTGCAATCGGAATGTGGGCATCATGGCCACATACTTGCCCTTTATGTCCAGACTCGTGGAGACTTCATTATTGTTGGGGATTTAATGAAGTCAATCTCTCTGTTAATGTACAAG CATGAGGAAGGTGccattgaggagcgagcccgtGATTATAATGCAAATTGGATGTCTGCTGTAGAGATCCTCGACGATGATGTTTACATTGGAGCTGAAAATTTCGTCAACCTGTTCACTGTTCGTAAAAATAGTGAGGGTGCAACTGATGAGGAACGGGGCCGCCTTGAGGTTGTAGGTGAGTATCACCTAGGCGAGTTTGTCAATAGGTTCCGGCACGGCTCTCTTGTCATGCGGTTGCCAGACTCTGACGTGGGCCAGATTCCAACTGTCATCTTTGGCACCGTCAATGGTGTAATTGGAGTAATTGCCTCACTTCCTCAAGAACATTatgcatttttggagaagctCCAGTCAAACTTGAGGAAGGTGATAAAGGGTGTTGGAGGGTTGAACCATGAGCAGTGGAGATCATTCAGCAACGAGAAGAAAACTGTAGACGCCAAAAATTTCTTGGATGGCGATCTGATAGAATCGTTCCTTGATCTCAACCGTAGCAAGATGGACGAGATCTCAAAACAAATGCGCGTTTCAGTGGAGGAGCTCTGCAAGAGAGTAGAAGAATTGACAAGGCTGCATTGA
- the LOC126585873 gene encoding photosystem I reaction center subunit psaK, chloroplastic isoform X2 — MAAAAVTASLPQFNGLRPKISFSNARSMVIVQPMRRKGQGALGARCDYIGSPTNLIMVTTTSLMLFAGRFGLAPSANRKSTAGLKLETRDSGLQTGDPAGFTLADTLACGSVGHIIGVGVVLGLKNIGAL; from the exons ATGGCAGCTGCCGCTGTGACCGCTTCTCTCCCACAATTCAATGGCCTCAGACCCAAAATCTCATTCTCCAATGCGCGAAGCATGGTAA TTGTTCAGCCGATGAGGCGCAAGGGCCAGGGCGCTTTGGGAGCTCGCTGCGATTACATCGGCTCGCCTACCAATTTG ATAATGGTGACCACAACAAGCTTAATGCTGTTTGCCGGAAGATTCGGGTTGGCTCCGTCGGCAAACAGGAAGTCAACGGCAGGATTGAAGCTTGAAACAAGGGACTCTGGGCTGCAGACCGGTGACCCAGCTGGGTTTACTCTTGCTGATACATTGGCCTGTGGTTCTGTTGGTCACATTATTGGGGTTGGAGTTGTTCTTGGCCTTAAGAATATTGGTGCCCTGTAA
- the LOC126585873 gene encoding photosystem I reaction center subunit psaK, chloroplastic isoform X1, which yields MAAAAVTASLPQFNGLRPKISFSNARSMAVVQPMRRKGQGALGARCDYIGSPTNLIMVTTTSLMLFAGRFGLAPSANRKSTAGLKLETRDSGLQTGDPAGFTLADTLACGSVGHIIGVGVVLGLKNIGAL from the exons ATGGCAGCTGCCGCTGTGACCGCTTCTCTCCCACAATTCAATGGCCTCAGACCCAAAATCTCATTCTCCAATGCGCGAAGCATG GCAGTTGTTCAGCCGATGAGGCGCAAGGGCCAGGGCGCTTTGGGAGCTCGCTGCGATTACATCGGCTCGCCTACCAATTTG ATAATGGTGACCACAACAAGCTTAATGCTGTTTGCCGGAAGATTCGGGTTGGCTCCGTCGGCAAACAGGAAGTCAACGGCAGGATTGAAGCTTGAAACAAGGGACTCTGGGCTGCAGACCGGTGACCCAGCTGGGTTTACTCTTGCTGATACATTGGCCTGTGGTTCTGTTGGTCACATTATTGGGGTTGGAGTTGTTCTTGGCCTTAAGAATATTGGTGCCCTGTAA
- the LOC126585872 gene encoding glucan endo-1,3-beta-glucosidase 2-like, with protein sequence MLSSSMRKKLWVLVLQCLLLMGCHLVSSMEVALQDGAIPDTTLSPPEGNTTFLDGTTWCVALPGVSQADLQNALDWACGLGMADCKPIQQGGACYEPDTLVSHASYAFNNFYQQNGNSDIACNFGGTAAVTKTNPSHGKCVYAAPGSVGSAAPPFSKQNPSSLWWQLACLLLPLYLGS encoded by the exons ATGTTATCATCAAGCATGAGAAAGAAGctatgggttttggttttgcagTGCCTTTTGCTCATGGGATGCCATCTGG tttcatcaatggaagtGGCGCTGCAAGATGGAGCAATACCAgacaccacattgtcaccaccagAAGGGAACACAACATTCCTTGATGGCACAACATGGTGCGTAGCCCTTCCCGGGGTTTCCCAAGCCGATTTGCAGAATGCATTAGACTGGGCCTGTGGATTGGGAATGGCAGACTGCAAGCCAATTCAACAAGGTGGAGCGTGTTACGAACCAGATACTCTGGTATCTCATGCCTCTTATGCTTTCAATAATTTTTATCAGCAGAACGGGAATTCAGATATTGCTTGCAATTTTGGGGGAACTGCTGCTGTCACTAAAACTAACCCAA GTCATGGAAAATGCGTCTATGCTGCGCCCGG ATCTGTAGGCTCTGCAGCACCTCCATTTTCCAAGCAAAATCCCAGCTCTCTGTGGTGGCAACTTGCTTGCCTTTTACTCCCCTTGTATCTAGGCAGTTGA